Genomic DNA from Acidobacteriota bacterium:
GAACCATCCCGCGATGGGGTTGGCGATGTAGTGGTTTACGATCTCTGCGATGAATGGCTCGTGATGTTCCATTGATCCAGTTTTATCTCAGCGAACTTTCCACTTGATTTGTCTGGCCTCGTCGACCAGGGCGGCGATGACCCCGAGCGACAAGCCGGCGATGACGCCCAGGACGCTCAAAAAAGAAGTCAGGATGATAACAGACAGCACCAGGAAGATCAATCCGAGGCGGGCCATGAAGAGCATGGCCATACGCCCGGCCTTTTCACGTCCCTGGGGCGTCAGGACGGCGTCCAAGCCGGCCCGCATCCAGCGGGCGTTGAGCCAGGCCACGGCCCCGCCTAAGGCAACCGACGCCGCCATGACTATACCGTACCGCCACCAGGCGGCCAAAGCCGCCAGCAGGGTAAGCCAGCCCAGCCATCGATTGAAATGCACCTTCCCACCCCCCGGCAGCTACCGCTTGCGCATCAGGACACGATATATCTGGTGAAATCCCACCACCGCCCCCAGCAGAATGCCCAGGGCCGCCATCAGCGGTTCGCTGCCCCACCAGTCATCCAGCCATGAACCGATCAGGTAGCCCGCAAAAGTGGCTGACGGCAGGAGCAGCAAGATGGTGGAGTACTCGGCCATCATGCGGCCATACTTGCCTCCCTGTCCATCGTCATTGGCCATGGCGCATCAGGTCGTCGAAGTAATCGATCGTGAGTTGCAGGCCCTGGCGCAAAGGGACCTTGGGCTGCCAGCCCAGTTCCTGGCGGGCCCGGTCGATGGCGGGCCGGCGCCGCACCGGATCGTCCTGGGGCAACTGCGCGTACTCGATTTGACTGGCCGAGCCGGTTAATTCCAGTACCAGTTGCGCCAACTCCAGGATGGTGAACTCGTCGGGGTTGCCAAGATTGACAGGCTGGTGAAGGTCCTGGCTTTCCATCAGAGCGATAAGCCCCTCCACCAGGTCGCTGACATAGCAAAAGGAGCGTGTCTGGCTGCCGTCGCCGTAGATTTCCAGCGGCTCTCCCTTGAGAGCCTGCACCACGAAGTTGCTGACCACCCTGCCGTCCTGCTCGTGCATGAAGGGACCGTAGGTGTTGAAGATACGGGCGATGCGGATGTCGACCGAATTCTGCCGGTGGTAGTCCATCATCAATGTTTCGGCCAGACGCTTGCCCTCGTCGTAGCAACTGCGTCGTCCCACCGGGTTGACATGGCCCCAATAAGTTTCCGCTTGAGGGTGCTCTTTGGGGTCGCCGTAAACCTCCGAGGTGCTGGCCTGCAGAATGCGGGCCCCTACCCGCTTGGCCAGGCCCAGCATGTGGATGACGCCCATGACGTTGGTCTTGACCGTCTTGACCGGATTGTGCTGGTAGTGCAGCGGAGAAGCCGGGCAAGCCAGGTTGTAGATGAGATCGACTTCCAGCAGTATGGGCTGAGTGATGTCGTGGCGCAGAAACTCGAAGCGGGAGTTGGAGAGGAGGTCGAAAACGTTGCGCTTGCGGCTGCAGTAGAGGTTGTCCAGGCAGAGGACGTCATGTCCCTGCTGCAGCAAGGCGCGGCACAGATGACTGCCGATGAAACCGGCTCCGCCAGTCACCAGTACGCGCTTGTGGCGGGGGCGGAAGGGCGATGGTTGCATAAGTCGACTCATGCATACCACCGGCGCCGCCGCGGATGCAACTCCCGCACTCTGCCGGACAGGAGCCTAAAGCGTGCCGATGAATGTGGATTCCTTGACCCGATACTGAAAGCGATGAGTGTATCCGGGAAACTCCACCTCGCGAAAGACGGTGACCTCGATGTAGAGCTGAGGCGGACCCGTGGCGAACTGCTTGCGCCGGTGCTGCAGGGTGTTTTCGACGATCTTGAAATCATAGAGGTCGGCGATCCGTTCGATGTTCTTGTGCAGCGCGTTGACGCTCATCGACTGGGCACCCGCCTGACTCACCAGACGCGCGAAGTCTTCCTCGAACTGCAGCTTGTCCAGGTAGACGGGAATGACCTTGATGGAGATGAAAATGAAGAGCCCCATCAGAGCCAAGGTGACCACGCATCCAAATTTTCCGTTGCCGCGCTGACCGTTCATTTTTTTTCGCCCTTATGACCTGGCTTCCCCATGCCTGTGGCTCGGGGTCTCTCGCTCGGGCCTTGGCTTAGATTGCCCTGCACGAAGACAGAGACATTCCAGCCTCATGGTAGCGCTTCCGACGAAAAGACTTGGTATCGACCGTCACCTCTCGTCAGATCTCTTGTACAGGTAAGCCGACTCGCGAATCCGGTTGCCTGAGGCGTCAAAAGCGGCGTAGCGGCCTCCGCTGTACATGGCCACTCCTGCATGGCGGCCTTTCTTGTCGACCAGGTAGAAGTTCACGTTGAAACGCGGACGTCCCTGCTCGTTCAACAAGTAAGGCTCGGTGGTATTTTCGGCAATCCGGCGCAAAACCTTTAGTCCGGCCTCTTCGGGGGAATCTCCGTTGCGCATGAACTCAACGGCCAGAAAGCTGGCGCAGGTCTTGAGGTTGGCCTCGCCGCGTCCGGTGCTGCCGCAGGCGCCCACTTCGTTGTCAACGTAAAGACCGGCTCCGATGATGGGCGAATCGCCTACGCGTCCGGGTATCTTGAAGGCCAGTCCCGAAGTGGTGGTGACTCCCGATATTTCTCCCTTGGCGTTGACGGCGTTGCAGTTGATGGTGCCGTGATGGCGCATGTACTGGCGCAGCGCGGCCTGACGGTCGGGACGCATGGAGGCCGGGATACGCTCCTCGGGATCGATCCAATCGTCGCGGTCGCTCAGCGAGCGCTTCCACTCCCACCAGATGCGGCGCGACTCTTCGGTCAGCAGGTCGGTCTCTTGCATGCCCATCTGCAGGGCGAAGCGCTTGGCCCCCTCTCCCATCAGATGCACGTGGTCGGTGCGCTCCATGACGAGTTTGGCCAGCCGTGCCGGGTTGCGGATGTTCTCAACCGCCCCCACGCCGGCCGCACCCCGGGTCGGCCCGTGCATGACGGAGGCGTCGAGCTGCACCACGCCCTCTTCATTGGGGAGCCCTCCATAGCCCACGCTGCGGTCTTCGGGATCGTTCTCAACCAAGGCCACGCCCGAGACGACCGCTTCCAGCGTGTCGGCGCCGTCGCGCAGCAATTGCATGGCTCTTTCGGTGGCTTGCAGTCCATTGGCGCTGGAGACGACCACCGGAGTGGCGGCGCTTTGAGCCCGGAGCCGGCCTGAAACCGTGGCCGTGGCCAGGGCCGCAGCACCCGCCGAGTTTTGCAGGAATTCACGTCGATTCATCGTTGCTCCTTTGCTGGTCGTTGATGGGTGAGGCTGAAGGGATGCTACTCGATCCTGCGGGTCTTGCCAAAGCGAGGCTCTCGGCAGGAGGGATTTTGCTATCCTCAGACATATGATCCGACACTTGTCCAAGACTTTCGCGGCCCTGGCGGTCTGGGCGCTGACCGCATTTCCCATGGGCCTGGCCCAGGGAACAGTGATCAAACCGCTTCGGATCGGGCTGGAACCCATTGCCGTCCCGCCCACCGAGGAGTTGGAGCAGGTGGTCAGAGACCAGATCGAAGCCACCAACGAGGGCCTCAGAGCTCTGGGGGCAACCGAGGTGTCTGATCAGCAACTCTCCCAGGCTTACGGAGACCTGGGGCGCCTTTATCATGCCTACGAGTTCCACCATGCCGCCGAGTCCGCCTACCGGAACGCTTATCGGCTGGACAGCGGAACGCGGGAGTGGCCTCACTTGATGGGCCTGCTGCTGAAGGAACAGGGTCGCCTGCAAGAGGCATCTCTCTATTTTCGAGAAGCCTTGAGGATTGACGATGACCTTACGGCCGCCAGGGTCCACCTGGGAAGGATCGAGCTGGAGCAGAACCGGAGCGATGAGGCCGCGCTCCTTTTCAGACGGGTTTTGAACGACAACCCGAGAGACGCCGCGGCCCGTTTCGGGATGGGTCAGGTTGAGATGGCCCGCGGCAACTGGCAAAGCGCCTGCGATAACTTCGAAATCGCCCTGCAAGCCGTTCCCGAGGCCGGACGCATTCACTATGCCCTGGGGATGGCTTACCGTGAAATGGGAGAGCTGGAGGAGGCGCGCAAACACTTGGCCCGGCGCAACACGGTGGGCGTGGCCCCCGCCGACCCCATCGCCGACTCTATGGCCGATCTCAAGCGCGGCTACGTGATCTACACGATTCGCGGACGCTCCCAGTATCAAAACGGCCTTATCGAGCAGGCGGCAGAGTCCTTCGCCGAAGCCGTAAGAGCGGCTCCTGAGAATGCCGGAGCGCGCGTCAACTTGGCTACTGCCTTGGCGCGCCTGGACCGGGAGGAGGAAGCCCGGGAGCACTTGAGAAAAGCGCTGGAACTCGAGCCCCGGCAATCGTCGGCTCACTTCAACCTGGGGGCGTTGCTCATGAAGGAGCAACCTGCCGAGGCCCTCCAGCACTTTCTCGCCGTCCTGCAGGAGCGGCCCGACGACCCTCAGGCCTTGCAATGGGCAGCTCGCCTGTCGGTCCGCCTCAACGGGGAGCATGCTGACCGCTTGGCTGTTCTGGCCTCCCAGCATGACCGCTCGGACGAAGCGGTCGTGTTGCGGGCGGTCGATTGGCTGGTCAGCGCCGGTCAGCCGGCCGATGCCTTGCTCCTCCTGGAAACGGCTGAGGAGGAGGTCCCCGGCCGGGGACGCCTGCTGCACGCCTGGGCCCATTTGCTGGCCACGGCCTCTGATCCGGCCCTGCGCAACGGAGAGCGTGCCGTGCAACTGGCCAAAGCCGTCTACTCGGCCCGCCAGAGCCTGGCCCACGGCTACACCGTAGCGCTGGCTCTAGGGGAAGCCGGCCAATGCGCCGAAGCCGCCGACTGGACCAAGCGCATGATCAAGATCGCCGAGGCCAACGGCGAGCAGGACCTGGCCCGACGTCTGGGCGTTGACTTGAGCAGGTTCCAGCAAGGCTCTCCCTGCCGTCCGCCCTTTACCCCCGACAATGCCCCCTCCCAGCAGTAACCTTAGATCGGGCTAGTGCAGTGCGCCAGAAGTTTTGAGCCACCCTGTGGCGTTATCCCACGCTTTCAGCGTTGGCACATTGGCCGTCTGAAACCCAGGGTGGCGCCGCCGTCTCGCTGGCGCTCGCCGGGGCTGACCCTGGGCTGACGAATCGCTCGCCTTCAGCGAGCCCGGACTTGACTTCTAACACAGTCGCGGGCCTGGGCGGATCTGTCCCTTTCAGAAGGGACAAAAAACGACGGCCTGGCTCAGAACTTATGACCGGCAGCACTAGTGGTTTTTGCGGTAGACCACGCGGGTTTGAGAGAGGCGGTCATGGAGGCAGCGGGCCCAGGGATCGAAGAGTCCCCACAGCAGTCCCGCGAAAAGCAGTCCCAGCGAAGGCAGGAAGGCCAGCACACGGATGAGGGCGGCTCCGGTGGGCACCGATGGGGACTCCTGGTGGAGCACCCGCAGTTCGGTGAGCTGCATTCCCGGCGTCTGTCCGCTCAAGCGCAGAAAGAAGACCGAGCCGACCAGGAAGAAGATCAAGCCCAGTATGCCGCCGATCTCCAAAGCAGGGCGTGTGAGCAAGTCCAAGGCCAGCAGGCGGGAGGCCCCGAAAGCGAACACCAGTCCGGTGAAGGAGGCCAGAATCAGGTCCACCAGGCCGGCCAGGAATCGAGAAACGAAGATCTCCCTGGGCACCCACAGTTCATCAGCCTCATCCAGGTCTTCGTCTGGGAAGTCGTTCCGATAGGGCGAGTCTGAGGAATCGGGGGTTTCATCGCCTTGCTCTTGAGACTGATCGCGTAAAAACCCTCCTGAGACGCTTTGCGGGTCGTCGCTTTCCCAATCGCCGCGCTGCAAAGGCCGGTCAAGGGGCGAGAGCTGGGTATCGGTGCGGTCTTGGAAGGTGACGATGGATCTGTCCTGGGCCTCCTCCCCGCCCTTTTTGCGGTCCGGTGCCAAGGCGCGTTCCAGCAGTTCCAGTTGGACCGCTTCATCGGCTTGGTCGGCCTCATCGGCCTCTTGGATC
This window encodes:
- a CDS encoding ATP synthase subunit I yields the protein MHFNRWLGWLTLLAALAAWWRYGIVMAASVALGGAVAWLNARWMRAGLDAVLTPQGREKAGRMAMLFMARLGLIFLVLSVIILTSFLSVLGVIAGLSLGVIAALVDEARQIKWKVR
- a CDS encoding AtpZ/AtpI family protein, whose translation is MANDDGQGGKYGRMMAEYSTILLLLPSATFAGYLIGSWLDDWWGSEPLMAALGILLGAVVGFHQIYRVLMRKR
- a CDS encoding UDP-glucuronic acid decarboxylase family protein — protein: MQPSPFRPRHKRVLVTGGAGFIGSHLCRALLQQGHDVLCLDNLYCSRKRNVFDLLSNSRFEFLRHDITQPILLEVDLIYNLACPASPLHYQHNPVKTVKTNVMGVIHMLGLAKRVGARILQASTSEVYGDPKEHPQAETYWGHVNPVGRRSCYDEGKRLAETLMMDYHRQNSVDIRIARIFNTYGPFMHEQDGRVVSNFVVQALKGEPLEIYGDGSQTRSFCYVSDLVEGLIALMESQDLHQPVNLGNPDEFTILELAQLVLELTGSASQIEYAQLPQDDPVRRRPAIDRARQELGWQPKVPLRQGLQLTIDYFDDLMRHGQ
- a CDS encoding N(4)-(beta-N-acetylglucosaminyl)-L-asparaginase, with translation MNRREFLQNSAGAAALATATVSGRLRAQSAATPVVVSSANGLQATERAMQLLRDGADTLEAVVSGVALVENDPEDRSVGYGGLPNEEGVVQLDASVMHGPTRGAAGVGAVENIRNPARLAKLVMERTDHVHLMGEGAKRFALQMGMQETDLLTEESRRIWWEWKRSLSDRDDWIDPEERIPASMRPDRQAALRQYMRHHGTINCNAVNAKGEISGVTTTSGLAFKIPGRVGDSPIIGAGLYVDNEVGACGSTGRGEANLKTCASFLAVEFMRNGDSPEEAGLKVLRRIAENTTEPYLLNEQGRPRFNVNFYLVDKKGRHAGVAMYSGGRYAAFDASGNRIRESAYLYKRSDER
- a CDS encoding tetratricopeptide repeat protein, whose product is MSKTFAALAVWALTAFPMGLAQGTVIKPLRIGLEPIAVPPTEELEQVVRDQIEATNEGLRALGATEVSDQQLSQAYGDLGRLYHAYEFHHAAESAYRNAYRLDSGTREWPHLMGLLLKEQGRLQEASLYFREALRIDDDLTAARVHLGRIELEQNRSDEAALLFRRVLNDNPRDAAARFGMGQVEMARGNWQSACDNFEIALQAVPEAGRIHYALGMAYREMGELEEARKHLARRNTVGVAPADPIADSMADLKRGYVIYTIRGRSQYQNGLIEQAAESFAEAVRAAPENAGARVNLATALARLDREEEAREHLRKALELEPRQSSAHFNLGALLMKEQPAEALQHFLAVLQERPDDPQALQWAARLSVRLNGEHADRLAVLASQHDRSDEAVVLRAVDWLVSAGQPADALLLLETAEEEVPGRGRLLHAWAHLLATASDPALRNGERAVQLAKAVYSARQSLAHGYTVALALGEAGQCAEAADWTKRMIKIAEANGEQDLARRLGVDLSRFQQGSPCRPPFTPDNAPSQQ
- a CDS encoding RDD family protein — protein: MDWKSEIKKKLEEHAQKKQDLSAPQDEDPAQEPDAAEGASENGTEASEFTVSLGQRPTLKRPPNTFLRDETFTLPSPQELAGKGIDAPADDAFPPEEAGPDPAADTESEEDDQPEAVEAAEEEIQEKAAAMLFEEAPEAEDEEEVDEIQEADEADQADEAVQLELLERALAPDRKKGGEEAQDRSIVTFQDRTDTQLSPLDRPLQRGDWESDDPQSVSGGFLRDQSQEQGDETPDSSDSPYRNDFPDEDLDEADELWVPREIFVSRFLAGLVDLILASFTGLVFAFGASRLLALDLLTRPALEIGGILGLIFFLVGSVFFLRLSGQTPGMQLTELRVLHQESPSVPTGAALIRVLAFLPSLGLLFAGLLWGLFDPWARCLHDRLSQTRVVYRKNH